The following coding sequences are from one Nitrospirota bacterium window:
- the atpH gene encoding ATP synthase F1 subunit delta, translating into MARFSRAHPHEKYPSSSRTSPETAVVKSSVARRYARALFELLDPGSVAPMRAGLTDLGETYSTSPQLKHVLVSPAFGVEQKQAVLAALGRKVGCPPVVDGFLAQLVKKNRVGCLPEIADAFAFLADQAKGTQQVTVCSVKALDQAEQDRLRRQLCDLLKHDVDLTFQTDPTLLAGLQIRIGSTVVDSTLRSRLAAMQSRLSRA; encoded by the coding sequence CTGGCGCGTTTTTCTCGTGCCCACCCGCACGAAAAATATCCCAGTTCATCGCGGACTTCGCCGGAAACAGCTGTGGTTAAAAGCTCGGTCGCACGCCGTTACGCCAGAGCCTTGTTCGAGCTCCTCGATCCCGGAAGCGTGGCGCCCATGAGGGCCGGCCTGACGGATCTCGGGGAGACCTACTCGACATCGCCCCAACTCAAGCACGTACTCGTGTCCCCGGCCTTCGGGGTCGAACAGAAGCAGGCGGTCCTGGCCGCGCTCGGCCGGAAAGTCGGATGCCCGCCGGTCGTGGACGGGTTCCTCGCCCAGCTCGTCAAGAAAAACCGCGTCGGCTGTCTCCCGGAAATCGCCGACGCCTTCGCCTTCCTGGCGGATCAAGCCAAAGGCACTCAACAAGTCACGGTCTGCTCCGTCAAGGCCCTGGACCAGGCGGAGCAGGACAGGTTGCGCCGGCAGTTGTGCGACCTGCTCAAGCATGACGTGGACTTGACGTTCCAGACGGATCCAACCCTGCTCGCCGGCCTGCAGATCAGGATCGGCAGCACGGTCGTGGACAGCACGCTGCGGAGTCGGCTCGCCGCCATGCAGAGCCGCCTGAGCAGAGCGTAG